AGGGCCAAAGCTATCTTTTTGGTGGAATCCCACATAGTATCATAGACAATCACTGCCCTTCTCTCCGCTTCATGATTTGCCCAGCGGCGGTAAGCCTCTAAAATTCTTGGCAAAAAGGAGCGCCAGATAACTCCATGGCTGGGAGCAATCATTTCCACCGGCAACTGGGAAACCGTATCTAAGGCCTTGTTCACTTGCTCGCCGTAGGGGAGGACGATATTTGCGTAGTATTTGGCGGCTTCTTCGTGAATGACATCCCATCCCAGCTCATCATCAAAACGCTCAGTGCTAGCTATGTGCTGCCCAAAAGCATCATTGGGTAAGAGCAGTTTTTCTTCCGGAATATAGGTCACCATTGAATCCGGCCAGTGTACCATGGGAGTGGTAACAAACTTTAAAGTCCGGGAACCAAGGTTTAATTCGTCTCCCGAATTAACCACTATAAAGTCCCATTCTTTTTTGTAATAACGCTGCAGTCCTTTTTTCCCCTGCATGGATGTAACTATTTTAGCCTGGGGAGCGATTTCCATTATCCTGGGAACACTGCCCGAATGGTCCATCTCAACATGATTAACTACTACGTAGTCAATGTCCCGGGGATCAATAAT
This portion of the Calderihabitans maritimus genome encodes:
- a CDS encoding FprA family A-type flavoprotein — translated: WVGGIDWDLRYFHGYLTPRGTTYNAYLIVDKKITLVDTVKHYLFSEMLSRIKEIIDPRDIDYVVVNHVEMDHSGSVPRIMEIAPQAKIVTSMQGKKGLQRYYKKEWDFIVVNSGDELNLGSRTLKFVTTPMVHWPDSMVTYIPEEKLLLPNDAFGQHIASTERFDDELGWDVIHEEAAKYYANIVLPYGEQVNKALDTVSQLPVEMIAPSHGVIWRSFLPRILEAYRRWANHEAERRAVIVYDTMWDSTKKIALALQEGLEEAGIPVTIRFLQTNHISQIMSDVLLSKAILIGTPTLNNGMLPTVSAFLTYLKGLRPKKRIGIAFGSYGWGGQGAKEVKAVMQSMGWEVPFDIINIQYAPDDTELTAARETGRKLG